From a single Raphanus sativus cultivar WK10039 chromosome 3, ASM80110v3, whole genome shotgun sequence genomic region:
- the LOC108844434 gene encoding transcription factor DIVARICATA produces the protein MYRGIQVMSPATYLDTSNWLFQENKGTKWTHEENKKFENALAYYDKDTPDRWYKVAAMLPGKTVGDVIKQYKELEEDLSDIEAGLIPIPGYASDSFTLDWGGYDAGNNGFNMNGYYFAADGGKRGSAARAAEHERKKGVPWTEEEHRQFLMGLKKYGKGDWRNIARNFVTTRTPTQVASHAQKYFIRQVNGGKDKRRSSIHDITTVNIPDSPDAAATDTTTANAPCSPPSVGGSQREASDQWEGQTTYDETAAAFYNQNAFQETLLGMSSTPYMAKLQEQSFLNASQFESYNAYLQM, from the exons ATGTACAGAGGAATCCAAGTCATGTCACCAGCAACATACTTAGACACATCAAACTGGTTGTTCCAAGAGAACAAAGGAACTAAATGGACACATGAAGAGAACAAGAAGTTCGAAAACGCTTTAGCGTATTACGACAAAGACACTCCCGACAGATGGTACAAAGTCGCTGCTATGCTCCCCGGAAAAACAGTCGGAGATGTGATCAAACAGTACAAGGAGCTAGAGGAAGATCTCAGCGACATCGAAGCTGGTCTTATCCCGATCCCTGGTTACGCCTCCGATTCATTTACACTTGATTGGGGTGGCTATGATGCGGGAAACAATGGGTTTAACATGAACGGATATTACTTTGCCGCCGACGGAGGAAAGAGAGGATCCGCCGCGAGAGCAGCGGAGCATGAACGGAAGAAAGGTGTTCCGTGGACAGAAGAAGAACACAG ACAATTTCTGATGGGTCTAAAGAAATATGGAAAAGGCGACTGGAGAAACATAGCTCGAAACTTCGTGACCACACGGACGCCAACGCAAGTCGCAAGCCATGCTCAAAAGTATTTCATTAGGCAAGTCAACGGCGGCAAAGACAAGCGCCGATCAAGCATCCATGATATCACCACAGTCAACATCCCAGACTCTCCTGATGCCGCAGCCACTGATACCACAACCGCAAACGCACCATGCTCACCGCCGTCAGTAGGAGGAAGCCAGCGGGAGGCATCAGATCAGTGGGAAGGTCAAACCACATACGATGAAACAGCGGCTGCGTTTTACAATCAAAACGCGTTTCAAGAAACTCTCCTTGGAATGTCCTCGACTCCATATATGGCCAAACTGCAGGAGCAGAGTTTTCTAAACGCATCGCAATTCGAATCGTACAATGCTTATCTCCAAATGTAG